ATGCTCGTGGCCCGGTTGATGGGACTGCACGCCTTCTACTGGGCGGGGATCTCGGCCTTGATCGTCAGTGCGGGGAGCCCTGGGGGAAGCCTGGTCGCTGGAATGAAGCGCTCTGGGGCAACCCTGGTGGGGCTGGGGGTTGGTGTTGCCATGGTCCGCCTCCTGGGGCACTCCTTCCTGGCGGCCGGGGTGGCCATTGCCCTGGCCATCCTGATCAGCCAGGGTGTGGGACTCAAGAGCGCCGCCCGGGTGGCGGCCCTCACCACCCTCTTCCCCATCAGTGTCGTGATGGAGGGGCAGGGGCTCCAGCAGTCCCTGGCCACCTCCTTCAGCCGGGCCGAGAATGTCCTCATCGGGTGCGCTGTGACCATGGTGCTGGACTGGCTCCTTTGGCCGGAGCGCCCTGGGGCCAAGCTCCGGCGGCGCCTGGAGCTGGATGCGTTGGACGCCTGTCGGCAGTCGGCGGAGCTGCTCCTGGCTTATGTGGGATTGAGCGGGCTTCCGGTGGCGGGATCCTTCCAGGCGGCTCTGGCCGCCCAGGGAGAGCGCTCTGCTTTGCTGAACGCCGCCATGGCCGAACCTGAGGAGGGGGAGCGCACCCGCGCAGGCTACCTGGCCCGGGCCGAAGTCGTGCAGCGGCTCTCGGAGCAACGGCAAGTGCTGGGGGAGATCGTCCCGGCTGCCCTCGGGGATCGGGTGCAGGGCCTGCTCCGGGAGCCCCTGGCGGGCTTTGCACGGGCCCTGGCCGCCTGGGGAGGTCCTGGCAGTGGGGTGCAGGCGCTGGAGACCGCCCGGAAGGAACTGGATCTCGCTTACCAGGAGATACGGGGGGAGCGGGGCACCCTGGCCCACCCGGTGGAGGAGGTCTTCCGCTTTCTGGGGGCCATCCAGGCCTGCCATGGTCTCGAGGCGGCTCTCCGGCGCCTGGAGACCGGGCCATGAGCCGGGGGACCCTGACCCGCAGCAACCTGGAGCGCAGCCCGGCCCTGGCCCGCAAGCTCCAGGACCTGCCCACCCGTCCCGGGGTCTACCTCTATCGGGACGAGGCGGGGGCCCTGCTCTACGTCGGCAAGGCCAAGGTTCTGCGCAACCGGGTGAAGAGCTACTTCCAGACCAAGCAGCACGACGCCAAGACCCGCCGACTGGTGGCCCGCATCTGGGATCTGGAGTTCATCGTCTGCGCCACTGAGCTGGAAGCCCTGGTGCTGGAGAACAACCTCATCAAGGAGCACACCCCGCCCTTCAATATCCTGCTGAGGGATGACAAGAGCTACCCCTACGTCAAGCTCACTTGGCGCAATGCCTTCCCCCAGGTCTTCGTGACCCGCAAGGTGAAGAAGGACGGTAGCCTCTACTTCGGCCCCTTCTTCCCCGCCAGCACTGCCTACCGCACGGCGGAACTGGTCCACCGCTTCTTCCAGATCCGGGACTGCGACCTGGACATCGATGGCAAGCGGGGCAGGGCCTGTATGAAATTCCAGTTGCATCGTTGCACCGCCCCCTGCATCGGGGCCGTGGATCAGGAGGCCTACCGGGAGCAGGCCCGGGAGGCCAGGCTCTTCCTGGAGGGCAAGCGGGATGAGTTGAAGTCCCGGCTGGAGGCGGCCATGTGGCAGGCGGCGGAGCACAGCGCCTTCGAGCAGGCGGCCCGCTACCGGGACAGCCTCCAGCAGTTGGATGCCTGGTTCACCAAGCAGAAGGCGGCGGTGGCCGACCAGGAGGACATGGATCTCTATGGCAGTGCGGTGCTGGATGGGCGGGCCTGCGTCCACCGCCTGGTGCTGCGTGCCGGGCGCATGGTGGGGCGGCAGGAATACGTCCTGGAGGAGGTGGAGGCCTTCGATGGAGGCGTGCTGGCGGAGGTCCTACAGCGGGTCTACGCGGAGGAACCCGTCCCGGCCCGCATCCTGGTGGAGCTGGAACCCGAGAATGCTGATCTTCTGCGGGAGTGGCTGGGCTCCATGCGGGGGGCCAAGCCCTTCCTGGCGGTGCCCCAGCGGGGGGAGAAGGTGGAGCTGCTTCAGATGGCCCAGGAAAACGCCCGGCTGGCCCTGGAGCGGAAGTTCGAGCCCGCCCGGCTCAACCAGGCGGTGCTGGAGGGGCTCCAGGCCTTCCTGGGCCTGGCCCACCTGCCGCGGCGCATGGAGTGCTTCGACATCAGCCACGGCCAGGGCAGGGAGGTGGTCGCCTCCTGCGTGGTCTTCCAGGACGGGGTGCCGGACCGCGGCAGTTACCGGCGCTTCAAGATGACCAACGAGCAGAACGATGACTTCGCCAATATGCATGAGGCCATCACCCGGCGCTTCTCCCGGCTCCAGCGGGAGGGGCGGGAGTTCCCGGACCTGCTGCTCATCGACGGGGGCCTGGGGCAGCTCCACGCCGCCGAAGCCGCCCTCGAGGCTCTGGGGCTCAGTACCCAGGAGCGAGCCTCTCTGGCCAAGAAGGAGGAGCTGGTCTATCGTCCAGGGCTCGCCGAGCCCCTGCGGATCCCCAGGAGCAGCCCGGTGATCCAGCTGCTCCAGCGTATCCGGGACGAGGCCCACCGCTTCGCCATCACCTACCACCGCGCCCTGCGGGCCAAGCGGACCCTCCAGACCGAGTTGACCCGGATCCCGGGGGTGGGGGAGGCCACGGCCCGGAAGCTCCTCCAGGCTTTCGGCAGCGTCCAGGGGGTCCGGGAGGCAAGCCTGGAGCAGCTGGTTGACGCGGCTGGCCGTGCCGTTGCGGGGAGGGTCGAGACCTGGCGGAAGGATGCTGGAGGCTGAGTCTCAGCGGGGCAGTTTGCCCAGGAGTCCCCGATCGAGGTAGGCCTGGACCGTCTTTCTGACCGTTTCGTGGCCATCCTGGAGGGCCTGCAGGGAGAGGTCGAGCAGGTCCACCAGGCGTTCCTGGCTGCGGCTGATCCGCTGCAGGAAGTGGCCGGGATCCAGCCCCGGATTGGTGCAGTCCTCCGGCCTCAGGGCGAGGGGGCTGATGACCTGCCCCTGGTCGAGGTCGACCAGGACCGCCCCGCCGAGGGTGGCCTCCAGACTGCTGCGGGCAAAGGCGTGCCAGACGATCACATCGACTTGGGGTGGCATGGGCGGGAGCCCGTAGAGGTCCACGGTCCGCTCCCGATCCTGGGGGATCCGGGGATAGA
The sequence above is drawn from the uncultured Holophaga sp. genome and encodes:
- a CDS encoding FUSC family protein produces the protein MAWKRFPWVGWSDARLGARLAVVAVAAMLVARLMGLHAFYWAGISALIVSAGSPGGSLVAGMKRSGATLVGLGVGVAMVRLLGHSFLAAGVAIALAILISQGVGLKSAARVAALTTLFPISVVMEGQGLQQSLATSFSRAENVLIGCAVTMVLDWLLWPERPGAKLRRRLELDALDACRQSAELLLAYVGLSGLPVAGSFQAALAAQGERSALLNAAMAEPEEGERTRAGYLARAEVVQRLSEQRQVLGEIVPAALGDRVQGLLREPLAGFARALAAWGGPGSGVQALETARKELDLAYQEIRGERGTLAHPVEEVFRFLGAIQACHGLEAALRRLETGP
- the uvrC gene encoding excinuclease ABC subunit UvrC, whose product is MSRGTLTRSNLERSPALARKLQDLPTRPGVYLYRDEAGALLYVGKAKVLRNRVKSYFQTKQHDAKTRRLVARIWDLEFIVCATELEALVLENNLIKEHTPPFNILLRDDKSYPYVKLTWRNAFPQVFVTRKVKKDGSLYFGPFFPASTAYRTAELVHRFFQIRDCDLDIDGKRGRACMKFQLHRCTAPCIGAVDQEAYREQAREARLFLEGKRDELKSRLEAAMWQAAEHSAFEQAARYRDSLQQLDAWFTKQKAAVADQEDMDLYGSAVLDGRACVHRLVLRAGRMVGRQEYVLEEVEAFDGGVLAEVLQRVYAEEPVPARILVELEPENADLLREWLGSMRGAKPFLAVPQRGEKVELLQMAQENARLALERKFEPARLNQAVLEGLQAFLGLAHLPRRMECFDISHGQGREVVASCVVFQDGVPDRGSYRRFKMTNEQNDDFANMHEAITRRFSRLQREGREFPDLLLIDGGLGQLHAAEAALEALGLSTQERASLAKKEELVYRPGLAEPLRIPRSSPVIQLLQRIRDEAHRFAITYHRALRAKRTLQTELTRIPGVGEATARKLLQAFGSVQGVREASLEQLVDAAGRAVAGRVETWRKDAGG